In a genomic window of Streptomyces sp. NBC_01231:
- a CDS encoding DUF1453 domain-containing protein, whose amino-acid sequence MPGLVNAMVIGAVVLLVVVRQFRPSRIDTDKRWWLVPVILAVVALREPHIVDARHQTASAVLLAAELLTGLATGAAWAWTTRIWVEPDGGVWSRSTKMSGGVWAVGIGLRVGLFALGAAVGLQQDSSALLLALAATLLVRSGILAWRAQSLRPAVAAGPAYGDSMPRPTWKEHV is encoded by the coding sequence ATGCCCGGGCTCGTCAACGCGATGGTGATCGGCGCCGTGGTTCTCCTGGTGGTCGTCCGACAGTTCCGCCCGAGCCGGATCGACACCGATAAGCGCTGGTGGCTGGTTCCGGTGATCCTGGCCGTCGTAGCGCTCCGCGAGCCGCACATAGTGGACGCCCGCCACCAGACGGCGTCGGCGGTCCTCCTCGCCGCTGAACTGCTCACCGGGCTCGCCACCGGAGCCGCCTGGGCCTGGACGACCCGGATATGGGTGGAGCCGGACGGAGGGGTGTGGAGCAGGAGTACCAAGATGAGCGGAGGAGTCTGGGCCGTCGGCATCGGACTGCGCGTCGGCCTCTTCGCGCTCGGCGCGGCAGTCGGGCTTCAGCAGGACTCGTCCGCGCTGCTGCTCGCCCTGGCGGCCACGCTCCTCGTACGCTCCGGGATCCTCGCCTGGCGAGCCCAGTCTCTGCGCCCGGCTGTCGCTGCGGGCCCGGCGTACGGTGACAGCATGCCCCGGCCCACGTGGAAGGAACATGTGTGA
- a CDS encoding histidine kinase, with protein MTENAWTRWPSREALGRADSSGARRSLGWVVRGLVLGMLLWGAFTDSQVRGWGAIGAGAGVLLAGFLSWALYRTTLAHRLLPSLALMTALLGIAVAAQTLGLRVPALVIWCGCAITALERLPVAAAVPVATVALTSYASVNDDAWLTTAVTTAGLALAGYVLRLDAEARGNSQRLLAQERAARAAEADSAALAERARIAREIHDVLAHSLSAQLVHLEAARLLIERGADREQILERVVVARGMARDGLDETRQSLSALRGELTPLEDFLAQLVSTTDSAEATIAGERRPLSAEASQAVRRVAQEALTNVRKHAPGAKVRVRLEYGEHQVTLVVRDSGGSPGDLAGAGAGYGLLGMRERAELLGGSLEAGPDEEGFVVSLKVPA; from the coding sequence GTGACCGAGAACGCCTGGACACGGTGGCCCTCCCGGGAAGCGCTCGGGCGCGCGGACTCCTCCGGCGCGCGTCGGTCGCTCGGCTGGGTCGTGCGAGGCCTGGTGCTCGGCATGCTGCTCTGGGGTGCCTTCACCGACAGTCAGGTGCGGGGCTGGGGGGCGATCGGAGCCGGAGCGGGCGTCCTGCTGGCCGGGTTTCTCTCTTGGGCGCTCTACCGCACCACCCTCGCCCACCGACTCCTGCCCTCGCTGGCACTCATGACCGCACTGCTGGGTATCGCGGTCGCCGCCCAGACCCTGGGATTGAGGGTCCCCGCCCTCGTCATCTGGTGCGGGTGTGCGATCACCGCGCTGGAGCGGCTGCCGGTCGCAGCCGCCGTGCCGGTGGCGACAGTCGCCCTGACGTCGTACGCGTCGGTCAACGATGACGCCTGGCTCACCACAGCGGTGACCACGGCCGGACTTGCCCTAGCCGGTTACGTGCTGCGGCTGGACGCCGAGGCGCGGGGCAATTCCCAGCGGCTGCTCGCCCAGGAGCGAGCGGCCCGGGCGGCCGAGGCGGACTCGGCGGCGCTGGCGGAGCGAGCCCGCATCGCACGGGAGATCCACGACGTGCTGGCGCACAGCCTCTCGGCGCAGCTCGTGCACCTGGAGGCGGCTCGGCTGCTGATCGAGCGGGGCGCCGACCGGGAGCAGATCCTCGAACGAGTGGTGGTGGCGCGGGGAATGGCCCGAGACGGTCTCGACGAGACCCGGCAGTCGTTGTCGGCTCTGCGCGGCGAGCTGACGCCGCTGGAGGACTTCCTGGCCCAGTTGGTCAGTACGACCGACAGCGCGGAGGCCACTATTGCGGGTGAGCGCAGACCTCTGTCGGCGGAGGCGTCCCAGGCCGTGCGCAGGGTCGCCCAGGAGGCTCTGACCAACGTCCGGAAGCACGCCCCGGGGGCCAAGGTACGGGTGCGGCTGGAGTACGGCGAGCACCAAGTGACGCTGGTCGTACGGGACTCGGGTGGATCGCCGGGCGACCTCGCCGGAGCGGGCGCCGGGTACGGTCTTCTGGGCATGCGGGAGCGTGCCGAACTGCTGGGTGGTTCGCTGGAAGCGGGGCCGGACGAGGAGGGGTTCGTGGTGTCGCTGAAGGTGCCCGCATGA
- a CDS encoding response regulator transcription factor, which translates to MTDEGQRPARVVVVDDQTVVREGIVMLLGLLPGIEVVGSAGDGNEAVLLVEELAPDVVLMDLRMPRCDGVEATRRIRAEHPGTQVVVLTTYADDESLFPALRAGARGYLTKDAGGDEIVRAVRSVLSGDAGLSPSIQRRLLERLSAPEPHPATPAEAPDGLTTRETEVLVLIAEGLSNQEIAHKLHVSTATVKTHINNLFAKTGLKDRAQAVRYAYAKGLARPPVN; encoded by the coding sequence ATGACGGATGAGGGGCAGCGGCCGGCGCGGGTGGTGGTCGTGGACGACCAGACCGTGGTCCGCGAGGGGATCGTGATGCTGCTGGGCCTGCTTCCCGGCATCGAGGTCGTCGGATCAGCGGGGGACGGCAACGAGGCGGTGCTGCTCGTCGAGGAACTCGCCCCGGACGTGGTGCTGATGGACCTGCGCATGCCCCGCTGTGACGGGGTGGAGGCGACCCGGCGTATCCGGGCGGAGCATCCAGGCACACAGGTCGTGGTCCTCACGACCTATGCGGACGACGAGTCGCTGTTCCCCGCGCTGAGAGCGGGAGCGCGGGGCTATCTCACCAAGGACGCGGGGGGTGACGAGATCGTGCGGGCCGTGCGGAGTGTGCTGTCCGGGGACGCGGGCCTGTCGCCGAGCATCCAACGGCGCCTGCTGGAACGCCTGTCGGCTCCTGAGCCGCACCCTGCGACGCCCGCGGAGGCGCCGGACGGACTCACCACGCGCGAGACGGAAGTGCTGGTGCTGATCGCCGAGGGCCTCAGCAACCAGGAGATCGCCCACAAACTGCACGTCTCCACGGCGACCGTGAAAACCCACATCAACAATCTCTTCGCCAAGACGGGGCTCAAGGACCGTGCGCAGGCTGTGCGTTACGCATACGCGAAGGGCCTGGCGCGGCCACCGGTGAATTGA
- a CDS encoding DUF485 domain-containing protein produces MQSSNGRPRGVGRGDESSVGHHDVHDLASTEVAGGVRYDDPWYDALASGWGESAGAAVPVPVDSSGRRQYEVPVADAADVYLLVQRSEAFQEVRSRYRRFVVPAAAGFFVWYLAYVVTATTAPGLMARPVAGAVNVAMVAGLGQFLTTFLLTWAYAWHARLRRDRTALELRWDTQELTRGLRGGSS; encoded by the coding sequence ATGCAGTCAAGCAACGGTCGCCCCCGCGGAGTCGGCAGGGGTGACGAGAGTTCGGTCGGCCACCACGATGTCCATGATCTCGCTTCCACGGAGGTGGCCGGAGGCGTGAGGTACGACGACCCCTGGTACGACGCCCTCGCATCCGGCTGGGGCGAGTCGGCCGGCGCCGCGGTGCCTGTTCCTGTGGACTCGTCGGGACGTCGGCAGTACGAGGTCCCTGTTGCCGACGCGGCAGATGTGTACCTGTTGGTGCAGCGCAGTGAAGCCTTCCAGGAGGTGCGCAGTCGCTACCGGAGGTTCGTTGTGCCGGCGGCGGCGGGGTTCTTCGTCTGGTATCTGGCCTACGTGGTGACCGCCACGACCGCGCCGGGACTGATGGCACGGCCCGTCGCGGGCGCCGTGAACGTGGCGATGGTGGCGGGACTCGGGCAGTTCCTCACGACCTTTCTGCTCACCTGGGCGTACGCCTGGCATGCGAGGCTGCGCCGGGACCGCACCGCGCTGGAACTGCGCTGGGACACCCAGGAACTGACACGAGGTTTGCGGGGAGGCTCATCGTGA
- a CDS encoding cation acetate symporter encodes MTVDHQTLALLLFSAFVAVTLGITTWVSRHRQGSAEEFYAGGRLFSPMENGFAIAGDYMSAASFLGISGLIALFGYDGLLYSVGFLVAWLVVLFLVAELVRNCGRFTLADVVVSRMSERPVRIAAGTSSVTVSVLYLVAQMVGAGSLVALLLGGTSAAAQSWTVIGVGALMVIYVSFGGMRATTWIQIVKAVLLLGGTVALTVLVLLRFRGDFDQLLLTAAERSGHGKAFLAPGLRYGGDWTARFDFISLGLALVLGTAGLPHILSRFYTVPTARAARRSVVWSIGLIGGFYLMTIVLGFGAAAIVGPDAVRGSNAAGNTAVPLLALDLGGGANSTGGTVFFAIVAAIAFATILAVVAGITLASSASVAHDLYASLRRRQAKPRSEVAVARIAAVGVGVVAIALGLLARDLNVAFLVGLAFAVAASANLPVLLYSLFWRGFTTRGAVWSVYGGLIPAVVLVVLSPVVSGSPESLFPGVDFQYFPLQNPGLVSIPLGFLAGWLGTVTSAELPDEAKHAETEVRSLTGAGAV; translated from the coding sequence GTGACGGTTGACCATCAGACGCTGGCATTGCTGCTGTTCAGCGCGTTCGTCGCGGTCACTCTGGGGATCACGACGTGGGTGAGCAGGCATCGGCAGGGTTCGGCGGAGGAGTTCTACGCGGGCGGCCGTCTCTTCTCCCCGATGGAGAATGGTTTTGCCATCGCGGGCGACTACATGTCGGCCGCGTCCTTCCTCGGGATCTCCGGGCTGATCGCCCTCTTCGGGTACGACGGGCTGCTGTACTCGGTCGGGTTCCTCGTGGCCTGGCTCGTGGTGTTGTTCCTGGTTGCCGAACTGGTCCGTAACTGCGGGCGGTTCACGCTCGCCGACGTGGTCGTGTCGCGGATGAGTGAGCGGCCCGTGCGGATCGCGGCGGGGACCTCCTCGGTCACCGTTTCCGTTCTGTATCTGGTGGCGCAGATGGTGGGCGCGGGCAGTCTGGTCGCGCTGCTGCTAGGAGGGACCAGCGCAGCGGCGCAGTCCTGGACGGTCATCGGGGTCGGCGCACTCATGGTGATCTATGTGTCGTTCGGAGGGATGCGGGCCACCACCTGGATCCAGATCGTCAAGGCGGTGCTGCTGCTCGGCGGAACCGTCGCCCTGACCGTGCTCGTCCTTCTGCGATTCCGCGGCGACTTCGACCAGTTGCTCCTCACGGCGGCGGAGCGCAGTGGTCACGGCAAGGCGTTCCTGGCGCCCGGTCTGCGGTACGGCGGGGACTGGACGGCCCGCTTCGACTTCATCAGCCTGGGACTCGCGTTGGTGCTGGGTACGGCCGGGCTGCCGCACATCCTGTCCCGCTTCTACACCGTGCCCACCGCGCGGGCCGCACGGCGTTCCGTCGTCTGGTCGATCGGGCTCATCGGCGGCTTCTATCTCATGACGATCGTCCTCGGTTTCGGCGCGGCGGCGATCGTGGGGCCGGACGCCGTCCGTGGATCGAACGCGGCCGGGAACACGGCCGTTCCGCTTCTTGCCCTTGATCTGGGCGGAGGCGCGAACTCCACGGGAGGAACGGTTTTCTTCGCGATCGTCGCCGCGATCGCCTTCGCCACGATTCTCGCCGTGGTCGCCGGGATCACGCTGGCCTCTTCGGCGTCCGTGGCCCACGACCTGTACGCGTCGCTACGTCGTCGGCAAGCCAAGCCGCGCAGCGAGGTGGCCGTGGCACGGATCGCCGCGGTCGGTGTCGGAGTCGTAGCGATCGCTCTCGGCCTGCTGGCGCGGGATCTCAACGTGGCGTTCCTGGTGGGCCTCGCCTTCGCGGTCGCCGCGTCCGCCAACCTGCCGGTGCTGCTCTACTCGCTGTTCTGGCGCGGTTTCACCACGCGCGGTGCCGTCTGGTCCGTCTACGGCGGCCTGATCCCGGCCGTGGTCCTCGTCGTGCTGTCACCGGTGGTGTCCGGCAGTCCTGAGTCACTGTTCCCTGGTGTCGACTTCCAGTACTTCCCGTTGCAGAACCCCGGACTCGTCTCGATCCCGCTCGGCTTCCTCGCCGGCTGGCTCGGCACGGTCACCTCGGCGGAACTGCCCGACGAGGCCAAGCACGCGGAGACCGAGGTGCGGTCGCTGACGGGGGCGGGGGCCGTGTAG
- a CDS encoding response regulator, translated as MIEVLVVDDDTRVARVNAAYVEKVPGFHVAGVAHNAAEALRQLEGPTRLDLVLLDHYLPDETGLAVVQEMRRRGHQTDVIMVTAARDVTTVQAAMRQGALQYLVKPFAFAGLRAKLEAYAQLRRTLDGGGEAEQAEVDRIFGALSTPSEPGLPKGHSPTTAELVRQSLMNAEGPLSAQEIAERTGVSRQTAQRYLKLLERTGRARLTLKYGDAGRPEHRYVWATRP; from the coding sequence ATGATCGAGGTCCTGGTGGTGGACGACGACACCCGGGTGGCGCGGGTCAACGCCGCCTACGTGGAGAAGGTTCCCGGCTTCCATGTGGCCGGGGTGGCGCACAACGCGGCGGAGGCGCTGCGTCAGTTGGAGGGGCCGACCCGCCTGGACCTGGTTCTGCTGGACCACTATCTGCCGGACGAGACGGGGCTGGCGGTCGTCCAGGAGATGCGCCGGCGCGGTCATCAGACCGACGTGATCATGGTCACGGCGGCCCGGGACGTGACGACCGTGCAGGCGGCGATGCGGCAGGGTGCCCTGCAGTACCTGGTCAAGCCGTTCGCCTTCGCGGGACTGCGCGCCAAGCTGGAGGCCTACGCGCAGCTGAGACGCACCCTGGACGGTGGCGGCGAGGCGGAACAGGCCGAGGTGGACCGCATCTTCGGCGCCCTGTCGACACCGTCCGAGCCCGGACTGCCCAAAGGCCACTCCCCCACCACCGCGGAGCTCGTAAGGCAGTCTCTGATGAACGCCGAAGGGCCCCTGTCGGCCCAGGAGATCGCCGAGCGCACAGGGGTGAGCCGCCAGACGGCCCAGCGCTATCTGAAGCTCCTGGAGCGCACGGGGCGGGCCAGACTCACCCTCAAGTACGGCGACGCCGGCCGCCCGGAACACCGTTATGTATGGGCGACCCGCCCCTGA
- a CDS encoding sensor histidine kinase: protein MSPTPAARRLRLGLPRRMFSQVLLMQLAIAAGVAVLATGLFLAPLSAQLDDQAMRRALAIAQTTAAEPGIADEVRTTPATADGPVQKIAERIRKATHAEYIVVMDRRGVRWSHPTPGEVGRTVSTDPHLALAGKEVMEIDSGTLGRSARGKVPLRDSHGGIVGAVSVGIAYDSVRARLIHAIPGLFAYAGGALAVGALAAWLISRRVHRQTRDLAFSDISGLLAEREAMLHGIREGVVALDRAGRVRLLNDEAQRLLGIGDESVGRTPDEALGEGRTADVLAGRVTGTDLLTVRGQRVLVANRMPTDDGGAVATLRDRTELEQLGRELDSTRGLIDALRAQDHEHANRMHTLLGLLELEMYEDAVEFVGEVVGDHRVTAEQVTEKVHDPLLAALLVGKATVAAERGVALWVSDRTRLPDRLVDPRGLVTVVGNLVDNALDAVAGTLHARVEVELRADGRTVILRVRDTGPGIPAEQRELIFMEGWSTKTPPAHRKRGIGLSLVRKLAERQGGSATVGEAEDGGAEFTVVLPEALAVPDREPALSTPAAQQSAPQSAPEEES, encoded by the coding sequence ATGAGCCCCACTCCCGCCGCCCGCCGCCTGCGCCTCGGACTGCCGAGGCGCATGTTCTCGCAGGTCCTGCTGATGCAGTTGGCGATCGCCGCAGGAGTCGCGGTGCTCGCGACCGGACTGTTCCTCGCGCCGCTCAGCGCTCAGCTGGACGACCAGGCGATGCGCCGCGCGCTCGCCATCGCGCAGACCACGGCCGCCGAGCCGGGGATCGCCGACGAGGTCAGGACCACTCCTGCGACAGCCGACGGGCCCGTCCAGAAGATCGCGGAACGGATCCGCAAGGCCACTCACGCCGAGTACATCGTGGTGATGGACCGACGGGGCGTGCGCTGGTCCCACCCGACTCCCGGGGAGGTCGGCAGAACCGTCTCGACCGACCCCCACCTGGCCCTGGCCGGCAAGGAGGTCATGGAGATAGACAGTGGCACCCTGGGCCGCTCCGCACGCGGCAAGGTGCCTCTGCGCGACAGCCACGGCGGCATCGTCGGCGCGGTCTCGGTGGGTATCGCGTACGACAGCGTGCGGGCCCGTCTGATCCACGCGATCCCGGGGCTCTTCGCGTACGCCGGAGGTGCCCTGGCCGTCGGCGCGCTCGCCGCCTGGCTCATATCCCGCCGGGTCCATCGGCAGACCCGGGACCTCGCCTTCTCGGACATCTCGGGGCTCCTCGCGGAGCGCGAGGCGATGCTGCACGGCATCCGGGAGGGTGTCGTCGCCCTGGACCGCGCGGGCCGCGTCCGCCTACTCAACGACGAGGCGCAGCGACTGCTGGGCATCGGAGACGAGTCCGTCGGCCGCACTCCCGACGAAGCGCTCGGCGAGGGCCGTACCGCGGATGTCCTGGCGGGCCGGGTGACGGGCACCGACCTGCTCACCGTCCGCGGTCAGCGGGTACTGGTCGCCAACCGCATGCCCACCGACGACGGTGGCGCCGTGGCCACCCTGCGTGACCGCACCGAACTGGAGCAGCTCGGCCGGGAACTCGACTCCACGCGCGGCCTGATCGACGCTCTGCGCGCCCAGGACCACGAGCACGCCAACCGCATGCATACGCTGCTCGGGCTGCTGGAACTGGAGATGTACGAGGACGCCGTGGAGTTCGTCGGTGAGGTCGTCGGTGACCACCGCGTCACCGCTGAACAGGTGACCGAGAAGGTCCATGATCCTCTGCTTGCCGCGCTGTTGGTCGGCAAGGCGACTGTGGCGGCCGAGCGGGGAGTCGCCCTGTGGGTCTCGGACCGTACCCGGCTGCCGGACCGGCTGGTCGACCCCCGCGGACTGGTCACGGTGGTCGGCAACCTGGTGGACAACGCGCTGGACGCCGTCGCGGGCACGCTCCACGCGCGCGTCGAGGTCGAGCTGCGGGCGGATGGACGTACCGTCATCCTCCGAGTCCGTGACACGGGGCCCGGAATCCCGGCGGAACAGCGTGAGTTGATCTTCATGGAGGGATGGTCCACGAAGACGCCTCCGGCACATCGCAAGCGCGGAATCGGGCTGTCCCTGGTGCGCAAGCTCGCCGAACGGCAGGGTGGCAGCGCTACCGTCGGTGAGGCGGAAGACGGAGGCGCGGAGTTCACCGTCGTCCTGCCGGAGGCACTGGCCGTGCCGGACCGGGAACCGGCGCTCAGTACGCCGGCCGCACAGCAGTCCGCCCCCCAGTCCGCCCCCGAGGAGGAGTCGTGA
- a CDS encoding sucrase ferredoxin, with the protein MSTCSTVSQDLDEPMSGTAATATTWLLLEQAGPWGAKALVSSHLDPVLGRALEAAAKGTGVRVALIRRPGRHADSGPPASRQVYAAHTVPGAVWLRSATTHDPRRLLDIDFVALGRGDHGTFDSALDGRPHTGDPLALVCTNGKRDRCCALLGRPLAAELAASGVEGVWEVTHLGGHRFSPTLLVLPYGYAYGRAEAHAVKEVLHSVREGRIVVEGCRGNSAWDRPGQAAELAVRTAAGEYAAETLAVIRTEGAAPRWEVTVAHTDGRRWRVAVAQGASLPTRPESCGASVLGSPARMDVVEVRELTTTRALAS; encoded by the coding sequence GTGAGTACGTGCTCAACCGTCTCCCAGGATCTCGACGAGCCTATGTCCGGAACGGCGGCCACGGCGACGACCTGGCTGCTCCTGGAACAGGCCGGCCCCTGGGGTGCCAAGGCGCTCGTTTCGAGCCACCTGGACCCCGTGCTGGGCCGTGCCCTGGAGGCGGCCGCGAAGGGCACCGGCGTACGCGTCGCGCTCATCCGCCGCCCCGGGCGACATGCCGACAGCGGCCCGCCGGCCTCACGCCAGGTGTACGCGGCCCACACCGTGCCCGGCGCTGTGTGGCTGCGCTCCGCCACGACCCACGACCCGCGTCGGCTGCTCGACATCGACTTCGTGGCGCTCGGCCGTGGGGACCACGGCACCTTCGACTCCGCCCTCGACGGGCGGCCCCACACCGGCGATCCGCTCGCGCTCGTGTGCACCAACGGCAAGCGTGACCGCTGTTGCGCCCTCCTCGGCCGCCCCCTCGCGGCCGAGCTGGCAGCCTCCGGCGTCGAGGGTGTCTGGGAGGTCACCCATCTGGGCGGTCATCGGTTCTCCCCGACCCTGCTCGTCCTGCCGTACGGCTATGCCTACGGCAGGGCCGAGGCCCACGCCGTCAAGGAGGTCCTGCACAGCGTGCGGGAGGGGCGGATCGTGGTGGAGGGGTGCCGTGGGAACTCGGCCTGGGACCGTCCCGGCCAGGCGGCCGAGCTGGCCGTTCGCACGGCCGCGGGCGAGTACGCGGCGGAGACGCTGGCCGTGATCCGCACAGAAGGAGCCGCGCCCCGCTGGGAGGTGACCGTCGCGCACACCGACGGACGCCGGTGGCGCGTCGCCGTGGCCCAGGGCGCTTCATTGCCGACCCGCCCGGAGAGCTGCGGAGCGTCGGTACTCGGCTCACCCGCGCGAATGGACGTGGTGGAGGTCCGCGAGCTGACCACCACGAGGGCGCTCGCGAGCTGA
- a CDS encoding citrate synthase, whose translation MRDHEPHPGPTGQRLSTKEAAELLGVKPETVYAYVSRGQLSSRRVPGGRGSTFDAKEVEALARRNRREGSGTSGSGGELSVRTRITLIDTDRYYFRGVDATELASRHSYEEVAEWLWTGQLHPGATFVAPEAAVTAARRAVDALPEHTAPTDRLRVAAIAAAAADPLRFDLSEEAVLGTARSLIPTLVAALPLARHDHRDDGPLAHRLWARLSVRTADAASLRALDTALALLVDHDLAASTLAVRVAASARAHAYAAVSAGLGVIEGPLHGAAGGLAHKLLLEVLDQGDAAPVIADELRAGRRIPGLGHRLYPGEDPRARVLFDLLEDIPRAAPALAAARDIVATSARHSPLHANVDLALGVLTASSGMPATASETIFAVARTAGWIAHALEEYGERPLRMRPSGHYVGPRPPQPLPE comes from the coding sequence ATGCGCGATCACGAACCTCACCCCGGCCCCACCGGACAGCGGCTGAGTACCAAAGAGGCCGCCGAGCTGCTCGGCGTGAAGCCCGAGACCGTGTACGCGTACGTGAGCCGTGGGCAGCTCAGCAGCAGGCGTGTACCCGGTGGCCGGGGCAGCACCTTCGACGCCAAGGAGGTGGAGGCGCTCGCCCGGCGCAACCGACGGGAGGGCAGCGGGACTTCGGGCTCCGGAGGCGAGCTGTCCGTACGCACCCGCATCACGCTCATCGACACCGACCGCTACTACTTCCGCGGCGTGGACGCGACCGAACTGGCCTCGCGCCACTCCTACGAAGAGGTCGCCGAGTGGCTGTGGACGGGGCAGTTGCATCCCGGCGCCACCTTCGTGGCACCTGAGGCAGCCGTCACCGCCGCCCGCCGCGCGGTCGACGCCCTGCCCGAACACACCGCGCCGACCGACCGGTTGCGGGTCGCGGCGATCGCCGCCGCGGCCGCGGACCCACTGCGCTTCGACCTGTCCGAAGAAGCGGTGCTCGGTACGGCGCGCAGCCTGATCCCGACGCTGGTCGCCGCCCTGCCCCTCGCCCGGCACGACCATCGGGACGACGGCCCACTCGCCCACCGGCTGTGGGCCCGCCTCAGCGTACGCACGGCCGACGCGGCGTCCCTGCGTGCGCTGGACACGGCACTCGCCCTGCTCGTGGACCACGACCTCGCCGCCTCCACCCTCGCCGTGCGCGTCGCGGCGTCGGCCCGCGCGCACGCCTACGCAGCCGTCTCCGCCGGGCTCGGCGTGATCGAGGGGCCGCTGCACGGCGCGGCCGGCGGACTCGCCCACAAGCTGCTGCTCGAGGTACTCGACCAGGGCGACGCGGCACCCGTGATCGCCGACGAGCTGCGGGCCGGGCGGCGCATTCCCGGACTCGGCCATCGCCTCTACCCCGGCGAGGACCCCCGCGCGCGTGTCCTCTTCGACCTCCTTGAGGACATCCCCAGGGCCGCACCGGCCCTCGCCGCGGCTCGCGACATCGTGGCCACCTCCGCTCGCCACTCGCCCCTGCACGCCAATGTCGACCTGGCCCTGGGCGTGCTCACCGCTTCCTCCGGCATGCCCGCCACGGCCAGCGAGACGATCTTCGCGGTGGCCCGTACGGCGGGCTGGATCGCGCACGCTCTGGAGGAATACGGCGAACGGCCGCTGCGTATGCGCCCGAGCGGCCACTATGTGGGCCCACGGCCGCCGCAGCCCCTGCCGGAGTAG
- a CDS encoding citrate synthase/methylcitrate synthase — translation MSVNRSAGTLVEVPRGLAGVVVTDTEIGDVRGVEGFYHYRQYSAVELAKARGFEDVWHLLVHGELPDAARSAAFAVETAALRRLPAEVWAALPAVAAAGRGAGPLAGMRTALSLLGAAKGFRPVYDLDANRRREDTLVATAAVPTLLAALHRLGRGLDPVEPREDLSYAANYLYMVTGSEPEPQRARAIEQYLISTIDHGFNASTFTARVIASTGADVSACLVGAVGALSGPLHGGAPSRALDTLDAIGTPDRVDSWIRERVLAGERIMGFGHAIYRTEDPRSRMLREIARRFGGPRVDFAVEVERQVERILAELKPGRELHTNVEFYAGVVMELCDLPREMFTPTFAAGRVVGWSANILEQAADSKIIRPVARYVGPGAPVDVPRGA, via the coding sequence ATGTCCGTCAACAGGTCAGCAGGCACTCTCGTCGAGGTTCCGCGCGGGCTCGCGGGAGTCGTCGTCACCGACACTGAGATCGGGGACGTCAGGGGAGTCGAGGGCTTTTATCACTACCGTCAGTACTCGGCGGTCGAACTGGCGAAGGCCCGTGGGTTCGAGGACGTATGGCATCTCCTGGTCCACGGTGAACTGCCGGACGCCGCTCGTTCGGCCGCCTTCGCCGTGGAGACCGCCGCGCTGCGCCGGCTGCCCGCCGAGGTCTGGGCCGCCCTGCCCGCTGTCGCCGCGGCGGGCAGGGGCGCCGGACCGCTCGCCGGGATGCGCACCGCGTTGTCGCTGCTGGGCGCGGCGAAGGGCTTCCGTCCGGTGTACGACCTCGACGCGAACCGGCGCCGCGAGGACACCCTCGTCGCGACCGCGGCCGTGCCGACGCTCCTTGCCGCACTGCACCGACTGGGCCGGGGCCTCGATCCCGTGGAGCCGCGGGAGGACCTCTCGTACGCGGCCAACTACCTCTACATGGTGACGGGTTCGGAGCCGGAGCCGCAGCGGGCCCGTGCGATCGAGCAGTACCTGATCTCAACCATTGACCACGGATTCAATGCATCAACGTTCACGGCTCGGGTCATCGCGTCCACAGGAGCGGACGTGTCGGCGTGCCTCGTGGGGGCGGTGGGGGCGTTGTCCGGTCCGCTGCACGGCGGTGCTCCCAGCCGTGCGCTGGACACGCTCGACGCGATCGGTACGCCGGACCGAGTCGACTCCTGGATCCGCGAGCGCGTCCTGGCCGGTGAGCGCATCATGGGCTTCGGTCATGCGATCTACCGCACGGAGGACCCCCGTTCCCGCATGCTCCGTGAGATCGCCCGGCGGTTCGGCGGTCCACGCGTCGACTTCGCCGTCGAGGTCGAGCGCCAGGTAGAGCGGATACTCGCCGAACTGAAGCCCGGCCGGGAACTCCACACCAACGTCGAGTTCTACGCCGGAGTGGTCATGGAGCTGTGCGATCTGCCGCGCGAGATGTTCACCCCCACCTTCGCGGCGGGGCGCGTGGTGGGCTGGAGCGCCAACATCCTGGAACAGGCGGCCGACTCGAAGATCATCAGGCCGGTGGCGCGGTATGTGGGGCCGGGGGCGCCGGTCGACGTGCCGCGGGGCGCCTGA
- a CDS encoding DUF6082 family protein: protein MTLAVRQWQLEKARLHDRQLELEELAIRRKALAHQQRMQWELLLRAMDDPSLAEVIDTYDKSIPAERRRQFFYANAWYVHLYHLYRAGSLDREELYRHLREFFQSPVFREYWEASRHMRATLNESSVEAQLGHMVDGLVRDLDEAETDEWWVVGDPPAD, encoded by the coding sequence GTGACACTGGCAGTGCGTCAATGGCAGTTGGAGAAGGCACGTCTGCACGACAGGCAGCTGGAACTCGAGGAGCTGGCGATTCGGCGCAAGGCTCTGGCCCATCAGCAGCGCATGCAGTGGGAGTTGTTGCTCAGGGCGATGGACGATCCCTCTCTCGCGGAAGTGATCGACACATACGACAAGAGCATCCCGGCGGAGAGGCGCCGCCAGTTCTTCTACGCCAACGCCTGGTATGTCCACCTCTACCACCTCTACCGGGCGGGAAGCCTGGACCGGGAGGAGCTGTACCGGCATCTGCGGGAGTTCTTCCAGAGCCCCGTGTTCCGGGAGTACTGGGAGGCCTCGAGACACATGCGAGCAACCCTGAACGAGTCGTCCGTGGAAGCCCAGTTGGGGCACATGGTCGACGGCCTGGTCAGGGACCTCGACGAAGCGGAGACCGACGAGTGGTGGGTCGTCGGCGACCCACCGGCCGACTGA